In Mustela nigripes isolate SB6536 chromosome 12, MUSNIG.SB6536, whole genome shotgun sequence, one DNA window encodes the following:
- the LOC132028661 gene encoding cAMP-specific 3',5'-cyclic phosphodiesterase 4D-like isoform X2 — protein sequence MEAEGSSVPARAGSDEGSDGAGGATLKAPKHLWRHEQHHQYPLRQPQFRLLHPHHHLPPPPPSSPQPQPQCPLQPPPPPPLPPPPPPPGAARGRYASSGATGRVRHRGYSDTERYLYCRAMDRTSYAVETGHRPGLKKSRMSWPSSFQGLRR from the coding sequence ATGGAGGCAGAGGGCAGCAGCGTGCCGGCCCGTGCGGGCAGCGACGAGGGCAGCGACGGCGCCGGAGGGGCCACACTCAAAGCCCCCAAGCACCTCTGGAGGCACGAGCAGCACCACCAGTACCCGCTCCGGCAGCCCCAGTTCCGTCTTCTGCACCCCCATCACCACCTGCCCCCGCCACCGCCgtcctcaccccagccccagccccagtgtCCGCTGCAGCCGCCACCGCCACCCCCTCTGCCACCGCCCCCGCCGCCTCCCGGGGCTGCTCGCGGCCGCTACGCCTCGAGCGGGGCCACCGGCCGGGTCCGACATCGCGGCTACTCGGACACTGAGCGCTACCTGTACTGCCGTGCCATGGACCGCACCTCCTACGCCGTGGAGACCGGCCACCGGCCCGGCCTAAAGAAATCCAGGATGTCCTGGCCCTCCTCCTTCCAGGGACTCAGGCGGTGA